A window of the Eleutherodactylus coqui strain aEleCoq1 chromosome 8, aEleCoq1.hap1, whole genome shotgun sequence genome harbors these coding sequences:
- the OSGEPL1 gene encoding tRNA N6-adenosine threonylcarbamoyltransferase, mitochondrial, translated as MIRKLCNFCKHSWPLRKQKLSTQSARCQRVVLGIETSCDDTAAAVVDESGTIRGQALLSQTQVHLKTGGIVPTVAQQLHKENIHSVVNEAVLSSGIPLQEVSAIATTVMPGLALSLGVGLTYSLNLVKSYNKPFIPIHHMEAHALTIRLLQRVEFPFLVLLISGGHCLLSVANGVSDFLLLGQSLDESPGEALDKVARRLSLSTHADCSSVSGGQAIEYLAPFGDKEFIKSSAPMAQHKDCNFSFAGLRNHYYYCIQQLEDQEGIQKGALLSCAADVAASFQHTVAHHLVKRTQRAILFCKQERLLPSSKASLVVSGGVASNEYIRKALQTLTDSMDMSLLCPPPELCTDNGIMIAWNGIERLRIGAGVLENVDHMRYEPRALLGTDISEQVRKAAIKLSPIKSRK; from the exons ATGATTAGAAAACTTTGCAATTTCTGCAAGCACTCCTGGCCGCTTCGGAAGCAGAAGCTCTCTACCCAGTCTGCGCGCTGCCAGAGGGTAGTTCTAGGCATAGAGACAAGCTGTGATGATACCGCTGCTGCTGTTGTCGATGAGAGCGGTACGATACGAGGACAGGCTCTTCTTTCTCAGACCCAAGTTCATTTAAA AACAGGAGGCATCGTCCCGACTGTGGCGCAGCAGCTTCATAAAGAGAACATCCACAGCGTTGTCAATGAAGCCGTTCTGTCTAGCGGCATCCCTCTGCAGGAGGTTTCGGCCATTGCCACAACGGTGATGCCTGGACTCGCTCTAAGTCTTGGAGTCGGTCTTACATACAGTTTAAACTTGGTTAAATCTTATAACAAACCCTTCATCCCGATACATCATATGGAGGCTCATGCGTTAACCATTCGATTACTGCAACGAGTGGAATTTCcatttttggtgcttttaatctCAGGAGGCCATTGCCTCTTGTCCGTAGCCAACGGTGTATCAGACTTTTTGTTGCTTGGACAGTCACTAGATGAGTCACCGGGGGAAGCCTTGGACAAG GTGGCCCGGAGGCTCTCCTTGTCCACACACGCCGACTGTTCTTCTGTGAGTGGCGGACAGGCCATAGAGTATTTGGCGCCATTTGGTGACAAGGAATTTATCAAGAGCAGCGCTCCAATGGCTCAACACAAAGACTGCAACTTCTCCTTTGCTGGACTGCGCAACCATTATTATTATTGTATTCAACAGCTAGAAGATCAGGAAG GTATACAGAAAGGGGCGTTGCTTTCTTGTGCAGCGGACGTGGCAGCATCTTTTCAGCACACCGTGGCACATCACTTGGTGAAGCGCACGCAACGAGCTATTTTGTTCTGCAAGCAAGAAAGACTTTTACCATCTTCAAAAGCATCATTG GTTGTATCGGGAGGAGTTGCTAGTAATGAATATATTCGCAAAGCGCTACAAACCTTAACAGATAGTATGGATATGTCCTTATTGTGTCCGCCGCCAGAACTCTGCACAGACAATGGCATCATGATCGCCTG GAACGGCATTGAGAGGCTGCGCATCGGGGCTGGAGTCCTGGAAAATGTAGACCACATGCGGTACGAACCAAG